DNA from Salvelinus sp. IW2-2015 linkage group LG2, ASM291031v2, whole genome shotgun sequence:
accttatacacacaagtgtaaaggaatgaataagaatatgtacatataaatatatgaatgagtgatggccgttcagcataggcaagatgcagtagatggtatagagtacagtatatacctgtctcttatacacatctagatgtgtataagagacagagatgcagtagatggtatagagtacagtatatacatatgagattagtaatgtagggtatgtaaacattatataaagtgacattgtttaaagtgactagtgatacatttattacatccaattttttattatttagtgagcgcgcttcctgacgttggattctgtttaccaaacacgctaacgaaaatagctatttggacataaatgatggacattaccaaaccaaacaaacatttcttgtgggagtcctgggagtgcattccgacgaagatcagcaaaggtaagggaagatttataatgctttttatgagttttgttgactgcacaatttggcaggtaactgtatggcttgcttttgtggctgaacgctattttcagatgattgaatattgtgttttgccgtaaagctttttaaaatctgacacagcggttgcattaagaacaagtgtatctttaattctatgtaaaacatgtatctttcatcaaagtttatgatgagtatttctgttatttgacgtggctctctgcaatttctcctgatattttggaggcatttctgaacatggcgccaatgtaaactgaggtttttggatataaatatgaacttaatcgaacaagacatatatgtattgtgtaacatgaagtcctatgagtgtcatctgatgaagatcatcaaaggttagtgattaattgtatctctatttgtgctttttgtgactcctctctttggctggaaaaatggctgaatttttctgtgagttggtggtgacctaacataatcgtttgtggtgctttcgctgaaaagcctatttgaaatcggacactttggtgggattaacaacaagattacctttaaaatggtataaaatacatgtatgtttgaggaattttaattatgagatttctgttgtttgaatttggcgccctgcactttcactggctgttgtcaattcatcccgttaacgggattgcaggcATAAGAAGTTAACCCTAACACAGTGACTCAACATACAGAAGCTACAACACAAACTCACACTTGCGGAGCAGCTCCAAGTGGCTCCAGAGGATCTCTCCACTAGGGACCCTCTGCAGGAACTCTTCCTGGGTGAAGGAGCAGAGGTCGCGACCCGGGATGTGAATCCCTCCCACCTCCATCTCGTCAATGCTGAACTCCTTCATCACCCACACGGCCCAGTGGATCACCTGGTCTGCTGTCCACTGTTCTGGGTctgagaggagacagacacattCCAAGACTGAAAATGCTGACTACAGCTTTGGCAATCGCAGCAAACTGGTCTCACTTTGTACAACAGTGTGTACCTGCCTGAGTAATTGTGGTTTTGTgtttcagtgtatgtgtgtgtttctgtatttgtCTGTGTCCTGCTTGTTTTTGAGTTTCAGTgcaagtgtgtgttggtgtcctcCTCACCGTAGGGTATCCCCAGACGGACCTGTTCCTTGCGGTAGCCCTCCAGGGCGGCGGCCCAGCGTGTCACCTGCTCTGAGGTGTCATCTGACAGGGAGGAGTGCTCCACAGCAATCAGCTGGCCCTCCTCCATCAGGGTGCCCTCCTCCCCTGCTGCATCCGGGTCGATCACCACCTCCACCGTCTCCACCGGCTTCACGATCTCCAGGATGTTCAGCTTCTCCTCGCCTGGATGGAGGGATTTGATGGGAGGTTAGAGTGTGGTTAGTATCAACAGCCTCATTTGTATGGTGCCACATTTGTGTGCATCTATAGATTGGGTGCCTGGGTTTTGATTTTGGTGCTGAGACTGTTGTTTGTGTACCTGGCTTGGTGATGATCTGTAGACTGAGTTGCACTGTGCCGTCTGTCTTCACTCCTTGATCAAAGAGGCTGTGGTCTGGATGCAGCTggagagacagaaataaagagaaaggagagggaaacAGGGGAGGACAGGCGAGGGACAGAGCGGAGGACAGGTGAGAAAGGGAGCGTAGgacaggcgagagagagagaggaggtatttTAACCCCATAAATACAGGCCTCCATCAGTATCAGGTCTGATCAGGTATTTCAACTCCATAAATACAGGCCTCCATCAGCTTCAGGTTTGATCAGGTATTTGAACCCCATAAATGCAGGCCTCCATCAGTACCTGGATGTCCTGTAGACAGATTTCATATCCATCCAATGACATCTGGATACGGGGCTCCAGGAGCTTCTTCAGGTTACCGATTGGCTCATTGATGTCGATGTCCTGTTGGATCAGATCGGCTGATGTAATGGTCTGCTCCTCAACCCTGAAAATGGCACgaccacacaaacaaaaacacacaaatagtCATGTTAAATCATCAGAAGTAGGGAGGGAGCTGGGTTTGAATTGATGTGCTTATGGGTGCCTGTTcacattgtaaaatatatatCACTCACCCCTCCTCCAGGCACTCCTGTTTCTCCTGTCCGTCGATCTCAATCTCTATCATCTCCTCTGTCTCACTTTTAGACATTGCTGTACCCCAAGATTCAACCTATTCTgaggaaaagacagacagacaggggggtTTCAATCAACATTAGGGTGACATCAAATGTTTTCAGATCGCTACAAACGGTTCAAATCCAATACCATcaaatatacaataaaaataacTTTGAGGACTAGTAGCAAAATTGGCACCATCATTGAGACTTTAGTAAATTATCATGAACGCATTCTTTGAACAGTGGCATTATATCAagtaaaatgttgtttaaaataaaatctaaaaggTTAATATCTAGCTAGTGGGTCTTGATGTGAATGAAGTTGGGTCATAGTCTCGAAACTGTATAAGGAAAAAATCTCAGGTGTCATTTTTCACTAGATTTCCTCTTGAAACACTGAGATTAGGATCCGTATTTATCTATTTCAGAATTATACAATTTTTGGTGGGATATTATgcatttcacacaaaaaaaaatttgCAAAATGATCATTACCCTAACATTTTTCGAAGTccaaaaaattaacaaaaacaaatcaatattCAAATATTTTTCAACATTGCTCACCTAATGAGGCCTGAGTAAAGCATAACACTGGACATTTTAGCTCTTTAGCTGTTTCGGTAATGAGTAGGCCAAGTRGGGTGAGAATAATAACCTCATTCTGAAGGCATATATATTCACTTAAAACTTGTGCTCATCTAAGGACTATTCCTCTAGATGATGCATCATGGGTGAATAAAGCTTTACTTTAAAAAGTGTTATGTAATGAGACATGTCCACAAATACTGTTTGCAtgtaataaatattatagtttcatGTAAACTTCAACTAGTGTAACATTTTTATGATTTATGTACAAACTACTGCAATATATTTTGGGGTTTATTCAAATAAATTAGGTTTTTCTAAAGAATTTAATCCAGACGCATTTCAGCAATGAGAATTTGGGGTGAAATTTTACAAAATTCAGGTcaaatgtaacatttatttaatataaaACACTTTCCAAAATCTAAACATCTAGTCCTCAGAATGAAACTTCATTTTTGAAGATGAATTATGGTTTTGTAACTCAATTTCCTAAACATTTTAAAACTGGATTCATGAGAATCACCCAGTTGAGGGAGCCTCGGTTTCTCATTGGGCGGCAGAGAGTTATGTGCGAGCTAAAGTACTAACGCGAGGGCGAGGCCTCTCCAAAGCATAGGCCTTACTGTAGGCCATTAGTTGATAAATCATTACatacatttgatcaattttaaCTCCTCTGAAAGCAAACACTTCTAAGATATATCGGTAATCATGATAATTATACGTGTAGCATAGCTGTACAATACTGTAGCAATACAATGCTAGCTATCCAGCATATTTTTTTAGCGATGTTATGTGAGGGGCGAGGCACGCGCAAAACGGGGGTCGGTCTCATGAAATACACAATTTATACTGACTGTAAGAAACACAATTCAATGAATAACTGATTTAAATGTCGATTTAAATATACTCTGAAACTTAGAATCTGGAAAACTTTAAAACGGAAATGGAAGAAACGGAAACAAAACAGCAGAGGGGCAATCGCAAAGGAGCCGGAAATCCTGGCTAAGTTTAGTGTTGTCTACAGACTTCCGAGAGCGGTCAGGGGGAAATGCAGGAGTAATTTGCTCGATTAAATGAAAAATAACGTGATATTTATAACATTGGGAAAACGTATTTATATATGGCTAAAAGTATAACGTATCACCAGGGCGAACAACTGGAATACAATGAACAAGCTGTCGTTGGCGTTAGCAATATTAGCTAGCAGCTACCACTGCTTAGTTAGCTAACGTGTCGAAAGTTGGATTTTGTATGGACACGTTTGAAGGAAAATCGTAGACAAGTCATTTGGAAAGCTATTTTGTAGTTGGGAAGTAATTTGAAAACCACTCCATCCAGTACATTATTTAGACTTGATGTTAGTGTAATTATTGTTTTTAGGCTAATGCATGTGGTATAGCGGatcaacaagctagctagctttgaAGCCAGCGTTCAGCTAGCTAACAGTTTGATACAAAAAGCGGGAAGACCGATTAGGCATAGCTAGTGAAAGAATATACAATTCCGTTCAGATAGACAATGTAATGGATTTCATATATAAATCAAAAATAGTTTATGGTCGTACACATACCTCTTAAAATGTACACTCCAAGATTGTGGAGTTGATATATGAGTCGATGTAGAATAGCAAGCTAGCCTTTCCACTCAAATCGATTTCATGCAAGTTTTTGGACAACAAGACAGGGGGGCGGGGACTAGCTTGCTTTTTAGACATATACGAGTTAACTCTAGTATCAAAGAAATCATCATGATATTTGTGTGTATATCATTCTSTGTGTGTGTTATGTGATGTTTGATAGCACGCATAATTATTTACTATAATTatcagcttctacctccaagccatacgactgctgaacaattattcaaatagccacctggactatttacattgaccctcctcccctctttggttttacactgctgctactctgtttatgatctatgcatagtcactttacccctacctacatatacacattacctcgactaacctgtaccccccacacattgaatcggtactggtaccccctgtatatatcctcgttattttattttgttactttttattttattttttactttaggttatttagtaaatgttttcttaactatttattgaactgcattgttggttaagggctcgtaagtaagcatttcacgttaaggtctacacctgttgtattcggtgcatttcATCAATTTGATGTGACTTGTAACCCACTTTTACCAKACGGTTGTTGTAGATAAGAAGACTCACTGTATGCATGAACTTATGTGGTGTAATAATTGAGCCATCAGTACTCCTTATTTCACAATGTCCGTCCCACAGCGATCCTATTACGTTCTAAGTTTTACTATGTATTTATTTGGTCCGTCTGATGTCCTGAATTATTTTATACTCAAAGCTATAAAAATTAACCCGATCTTTAAGGGTAGGTAAACAAACAAATGTTAATGTCACGTTCACAAGTAgggtgaaatgcctttcttgcaagctctaaacccaacaatgccgtaatcaatatcaatgtagaactaaaaataacaaggtagaacaaaaacacaataaataaacGTGTAGTTCATTCTTATTACAGAAAGATGTGTAATTAATTTACAAGTATTTTCTAGTATTAAATTAATAGTATCATTATGCTGCAGTGCCTGTTCATAATAAATACATACAATGCCTttagaaagtaatcagaccccttgactttttccacacgttacagccttattctaaaattgattaaataaaaatatatatattctgcaatctacacacaatatcccataatgacaaagcataaacacgtttttagaaaaaAAACGGGGGAAAAATGAAATCGTTATTTACGTTAGTATTCagatcgaaattgagctcaggtgcatcctgtttccattgatcctccttgagatgtttctWCAACTTtatgggagtccacctgtgctaaattcaattgattggataccaaggataggataaagtaatccttctaacccccccccttaaaagagttagatgcactattgtaaagtggttgttccactggatatcataaggtgaatgcaccaatttgtaagtcgctctggataagagcgtctgctaaatgacttaaatgtaatgacttaaatgtaatgtaaatgtaattggacatgatttggaaaggcacacacctgtctatataagttgacAGTatatatcagagcaaaaaccaagccatggggtcgaaggaattgtacgtagagctcagagacagaattatgttgaggcacagaactggggaagggtaccaacaaatgtctgcagcattgaaggtccccaagaacacagtggcctcatcattcttaaatggaagaagtttggaaccaccaagactcttcctagagctgtccgccttagcaatcgggggagaagggtcgtggtcagggaggtgaccaagaaccagatggtcactctgacagagttcttctgtggagatgggagaaccttccagaaggacatctatCTCTgtggcactccaccaatcaagcctttatcgtagagtgaccagactgaagccattcctcagtaaaaggcacatgacagcccgcttggagttttccaaaaggcacctaaagactctcagaccatgaggaacaagattctctgatctgatgaaaccaagattgagctctttggcctgaatgccaagcgtcacgtcttgaggaatcctggcaccatccttacggtgagccatggtggtggcagcatcatgctgtgggtgctatagaccacactatttaccaaaaatagagttttaatctatattcttcgtagctgtctatttaccaccacaaaccgatgctgacactaagaccgcactcaatgagctgtattacagccataagcaaacaggaaaacgctcatccagaggcggcgctcctagtagccggggactttaatgcagggaagctTAAATCTGTTTTTCCTCAtttttatcagcatgttaaatgtgcaaccagagggRaaaaaactctagaccacctttaatccacacacagacgcgtacaaagctcttcctcgccctccattttgcaaatataaccataattctatcctcctgattcctgcttacaagcaaaaactaaagcaggaagcatcagtgactcggtcaataaaaaagtggtcagatgaagcagatgctaagctacaggactgttttggctagcacagactgcaatatgttccgcgattcttccgatggcatggaggagtacaccacatcagtcactggcttcatcaataattgcatcgatgacgtcttcctcacagtgaccgtacataccccaactagaagccatggattataggcaacatccgcactgaactaaagggtagagctgccgctttcaaggagcgggactctaacccggaagcttataagaaatcccactatgccctcagacgaaccatcaaacaggcaaagcgtcaatacaggagtaAGATTGAAtggtactacaccggctccgacgctcgttggatgtggcagggcttgcaaactatgacagactacaaagggaagcacagctgcgagctgcccagtgacgcaagcctatcagacgagttaaatgacttctatgctcgttttgaggcaagcaacactgaaacatgcatgagaccatcagctgttccaggcgacagtgtgatcacgctctccgtagccgatgcgagtaagacctttaaacaggtaagcATTCACAAGgcccgcagggccagacggattaccaggacgtgtactctgagcatgcgctgaccaactggcaagtgtcttcactgacattttcaacctgtccctgactgagtctgtaataccaacatgtttcaagcagaccaccatagttcctgtgcccaagaacactaaggtaacctgcctaaatgactacagatccgtagcactcacgtctgtagccatgaagtgctttgaaaggctggtcatgggtcacataacaccattattccagaaaccctagacccactccaatttgcatacctccccaacagatccacagatgatgaaatctctattgcactccaaactgccctttcccacttggacaaaaggaacacctatgtgagaatgatattcattgactagagtgcagcattcaacaccatagtgccctcaaagctcatcaataagctaaggaccctgggactaaacacctccctctgcaactgtatcctaaacttcctgacgagccgcccccaggtgggggGAAagtaatcttgtttctcatggtctgagtccttcaggtgccttttgtcaaactccaagtgggctgtcatgtgcctttttactgaggggctgctgtctggccactgtaccataaaggcctgattggtagagtgctgcagagatcgttgtcctactggaaggttctcccatctccacagaggagctctgtcagagggatcatcgggttcttggtcacctccctgaccaaggcacttctcccccgattactcagtttggccaggtgaccAGCTTTAAGGAAGTCTttgtggttccgaacttcttccatttaagaatagaggccactgtgttattggggaccttcaatgctgcaggaatgttttgctacccttccccagatctgtgcctcgacacagtcctgtctcatagctctatggacaattccttcaacctcatggcttggtttttgctctgacatgcactatctaCTGTGGGACCATatcttaggtgtgtgtgtgtgcctttccaaatcatgtYcaatcaattgaatttaccacatgtggattccaatcaagttgtagaaacatctcaaggatgatcaatggaaacaggatgcacctgagctccatttcggttgtcatagcagagggtctgaatacttacttatgTGTAAACacttctaaaatcctgttttttgggcattgtgtgtaggtcaacaaagaacatgttttatttaatctattttagaataaggctgtaacaaaatgtggaaaaagtcaaggggtctaaatactttccaaaatgcactgtgtgtagatttacactaccgttcaaaagtttggggtcacttagaaatgtccttgtttttgaaagaaaagcacatttttggtccaataaaatcacataaaatgtATTAGAAATGCATTGTATacatttgttaatgttgtaaatgactattgtagctagaaacagatttgtttttaaacattttatggaGCATctagttattttatttaatattcatcaaccatcactcctgtgttccaatggtacgttgtgttaggtAATCCAAGTAGTTTTTTTTAGAAGGCTAATtgaccattagaaaacccttttgcaattgttagcacagctgaaaactgttgttctgattaaagaagcaataaaactggccttctttagactaggtgagtatctggagaatcagcatttgtgggtttgattacaggctcaaaatggccaggaaCAAAGAACTTACTTCTGAAActggtcagtctattcttgttctgagaaatgaaagctattccatgtgagaaattgccaagaaactgatgatctcgtactattcccttcacagaacagtgcaaactgtctctaaccagaatagaaaggagtgggaggttccggtgcacaattgagcaagaggacaagtacattagtgtctagtttgagaaacagaagtcCTCAAGTCTCAAGTCTTGaactcctcaactggcagcttcattaaaaagggttttctaatggtcaattagccttttaaaatgatacatttggattagctaacacaacccaTTGGAACACTAGTGATGGTTGCtgttaatgggcctctgtacgcctaagtAGATATTCCATWAAAAAaatgctgtttccagctacaatattaatttgcaacattaacaatgtctacactgtatttctgatcattttgtaATTTTAATGTACTAAAAATGTGCTtctcttttcaaaaacaaggctatttctaaatgaccccaaacttttgaacggttttGTAATGCAtttgaagtattcagaccccttttatCCATATTTTGCTACCTTggtgttattctaaaatgtatgtaatttattcctcatcaatctacacacaataccctataatggcaaagagaaaacagtttattttttattattattaaaaataataaaacatgtaagtACATTTCTAGGTATTCAGACGCTTTTCTATGAGACTCRaaattgagctcaggtgcaccctgtttccaatgatcatccttgagatgtttctacaacttggttggagttcaaccaattcaattgattggacatgatttgtcgTGTGGAAACCATTTGATCAATTTTAtaatatggctgtaatgtaaaaataaataaatatatggacaaggtcaaggggtctgaatactttccgaatgctgtgtgtataatatatagtaaaaaatatatataatttgcgGTAGTCAAATATTGTCATTCTGAGATTGTCGCTTCTTCCAGCTCCCTCTGTTTCGGCGTGGACCAGTCCCATGGATCATCTTAACGTCTTTCAGTCATCCCTTCCTACCCTGGTCTGGGGCTGGTTGGGTACAATTACACTGTTTTGAGGGTGGTGGATGGGAGTAAATGCACCTATTTTAAGTAACAGTTAAGAAATCTGCCTctcaaaaatgtacattttgtattttcaGACCATTGCCCTCTTGAACATTTACCGTAACCCTCAAAACACTGCCCAGTCTGCCGATGGTTTGCGCTGTAAGTTTCCGACCCGTTAACAGGGACCAGCTGCTATGTTTCCTCTTGATCTCGCATTCTAAGATtgatccttttttatttttttaatcatcatCAGTGATATAAGGTTTGGACCCTTTAAGGTGCTGTACTAGACATGAAATAAAACGGGTACTAGTGTTAAGTAAAACAATCCATGTAAGCTTCTCTTCTGGTAGGTACCATGTAGTCACTTACAGAAATAACCACATAAAGGTTGATGCATACagtagtatatatttttattagatTTTGAATTAAGACCTTTTTTCTAGGAAATAGTTTATTCATGATTGTTTCAAGTACTCACTCATTTACACTTCACTAATCCTATTCAATAAGTTAACCCTGCCCCATAGTCTCAGGTCAAACTCATTTATGGAAATGTCTTGTTTTTATTGTACAAAATGTGATACATGGAATGTGATTTTGGGGAGATGAGTATGACTGACATTTTCCCTAGAGTGTTTAGGCCCCAGTGAGTCCCATTCCTTAGTATTCATTGACAGCTATATTATGTCTGTGACAGCTCCAGAACCTTGCTATTATTACTTAGCATGGAATTGAACTTTAAATTAGTCTCTTAAGACTCCTCATAAGGGAAAATGTCCAGTCTTACTGTCCTTGTTGTGCAGGGGCACGATGAACTGATTCTTGGCACTGACCCTTTGGCTCCGGACAAGATATTTCCTGAAATACCCATTTCATGTGTACTGCTATTAGGCAATTCAAGTCATTTGTAATTCAGTAATATTTAGATTAAAATCCTGTCCAATCAGTCCAGTCCGTATGTTTTTAGCAATGTTTCTCTTGTGCATGTTAGTTAATGAAACCACGGTGATATCACTGGCTTGTCCCTGAGTGTTTCTCCTGTGGCCACTAGGTGCTGTCAGTGATGCGGAGATGCAGGAGCACTAGGTGAGTCAGTGACACGTCAGCTACTGGTATTATCACACTATAAATCCACTTGAAAGGAGTGGATGATGCAACTCTTGGTTACCTTGCATCTCTTCCCCCACCACACAGCCCATGTGAGAGTCGATGACAAAATACTGACACCAAGTGAAACCGACTagaaatattgaaaaaaaaaaaatttgggacAATTTTTGGGGAAATGCGCTTTGAATTCAAGCAAACTTGAGACTTAGTGTTTTCCCCTTTTCTGTCTGCCAATTCACCTCTCCCTTTGTTTCTCTTGTTGTAGGAGATCTTCACAGAGATGGAGAAGTATGGTGGAGGAGATGAATGTGCGACAACTTGGGAGACCATCTGGTTGGAAACGTATACGTGAAGGTGTGTCACTGACCATGTAATTGTGTCTGTGATGGTGGGTTTTGTGCATGTTTGTTGAACACACATTCTCCTCCTTCCATTTAATCACACTCTGTCGTTGTCTCTGCCTCTTAAGAACGTCAtttcgcgcacacacacaccaactctgtGATGGTTTCTGTGTGTAGTTCCGTCGTGAGGAAAACGCGGAGAAGGCAGTGATGGATCTGAATAACCGCTGGTTCAACGGTCAACCAATCCA
Protein-coding regions in this window:
- the LOC111971728 gene encoding GA-binding protein alpha chain, translating into MSKSETEEMIEIEIDGQEKQECLEEGVEEQTITSADLIQQDIDINEPIGNLKKLLEPRIQMSLDGYEICLQDIQLHPDHSLFDQGVKTDGTVQLSLQIITKPGEEKLNILEIVKPVETVEVVIDPDAAGEEGTLMEEGQLIAVEHSSLSDDTSEQVTRWAAALEGYRKEQVRLGIPYDPEQWTADQVIHWAVWVMKEFSIDEMEVGGIHIPGRDLCSFTQEEFLQRVPSGEILWSHLELLRKCEFVFVNFRLQLYVYLKSLVCFFMDALSVHVLVSDVNTHTHVLSPVPLGNNGQIQLWQFLLELLTDKDARDCISWVGEEGEFKLNQPELVAQKWGQRKNKPTMNYEKLSRALRYYYDGDMISKVQGKRFVYKFVCDLRTLIGYSAAELNNLVTECEQKKLARIQLHGIGQPITTVTLATSAQDS